Part of the Verrucomicrobiia bacterium genome, AAGCAATATTTCCCATCACCCGGTCGGGCAATCCATCTCCATTGACATCCATTAATGTTTGGGAAGTGCCAAAAAACGAATAATAATACCCAGCAATAAGCACCTCGAAATCGTCAATGACGTCTTCTGGACTGCCCCAAAACTCACTGGTCACGTCTGAAGCCTGGCCATTAAGATCCCACGTTTCCGCCGGTTCAAAGCCGACACCGTTGTTGAATTGAACTACAAAATGACTATAAGGAGAAAAAGCGCTCCGCATTACCCTATCGGGAAGGCCATCTCCATTAATATCTATCAATTCAACATAAGTTTCATTTACATTTTCAGTGGTTCCTGTTGGTTTGTTGTAATTCGCACTAAGACTGTTCCATTGGTTATTGGTATACGCGCTTTGTAGCGAAGCCCACGTGTTTGGCAAACCAAATCCGGATCCGTTATTAAGTTGCACAAGCCAGTTGGTTACGGTGGGATCTGTCCCTATGATCACGTGATCTGGCAGACCATCACCATTGATATCAATAAGTTTGGCATATTCTCCACCACCATAAGTCCCTTCGGGTGCGCTCCATGTCGGGTAGTTAGTCTCCAATCCAGAGGCTGTAACAGGTCCCACGTTTGTGGAAGAGTTAAAACCGGATCCATTGTTAAATTGAACTATAAACTGATTGTACGGCCCCGGGAGGGATTTCCGCATGACTCGATCTGGTAGCCCATCACCGTCTAAATCCGCCAGCGTAACATAGGTTTCATTTACGGTGTCACCCGCTACAGTTGCAGGCTCGCTGGCGCTGATGCTGTTCCAATCGTCATTTGTAAAAGCACTGTGCAATCCCCCCCAATTTGTCGCCGCCTGAAAGCCAGAGCCCGTGTTTAATTGAACGACCCAATTTGTAAATCCGGAGTTTACCCCCCTCATGACTCGATCCACCAATCCGTCTCCGTTTACATCAGCCAGTGTCGAAATCTGATCGCCTTGGACGACTGAGGAAGGAGAGCTCCACCACGCGTTGTCTTCCAATCCTTGACTGGTTTCCGGTCCCCAGTTTGTCATTGCACCAAATTGAAACGATTGCACCTGATAACCAAACGTAACTTGCGGCATCGCCGTCGTATAATCCGCCCCAAATTCCGTGACCCCCATTAGCAGAGAACGCACAGTTGAAGGAGAATTCGTATAATTAAGCACATATTTGCAGACATTCGTGCCAGCCGCTTTGGCATCAATTTCCGCCAGCAGCTTCTTTGTCGTCACTCGGTAACCACTGAGGAATGAAATGTTGGTGTCCGAACGATTGGTCAAAATGAAATTAACCGTATGAGTCGGCGCAATCGCTGTCGCGTTTGTGTTGGCGTTGTAACTGATATTCGTAAGATAAAGCATGCCCCCATCATTCAAATAGCTGAACATCGCCATGTCCCCGTTGGCAGTGACGACTTTGTCCAGCGCCCACCGAAAAGTGCTTTCACCGGAATTTGTGATCCAACCGGCCTTCGAATTCTCCATTTGATTCGTCAATCCCTCGCCAAAAAAGTAAGTCGTGCCGCTTTTATCCACCGCTTCCCAATGGTTATTAGTGTAATAATTGTAAGTGATGAATGATCGGTCCACCTGCTGCCGGTAAACCATCGGATTCTGATTCGTGCCACTCACGCAAACCATGCGAGAAACCGACCCGTGACTATCCACGACAAAACCTTTCGAGTCATCGTATTGCGTCAAAGCATTCGTCGGCCCCCAGCCAATCGGAACCCCTTTGCGCGTCTCCCGCTGGATATATCCCACGTCCAGCGACCAACCGACACCGCACCACCCGTTTCCCATGCCCGAATTATAGCCGAGCACCAAACCCGGTTGCGTCCCATGCCGCCCCGGAGCGACATTGATGGGAACCCGATACGTGAATTTTCCCGTGAACAGATCCGTTTCAAAATCCAAGCTATTCGCCGTCGGATTGCCCGCCGATGCTGCCGGCGGAGTATTTGCATCCCACGTCTCCCCGCTATAATCTTGGGCAAAAGAATCTGTAAAAATGATCAGACAGAACAAAGTGGCTAGCCAAAGCCAGTTAATCCGAAAAAGAAAAGTTTTCATGTTAATAAAGTTAGAAAATGGCTATGGATTGCAAAAATTCGTGACCGTAACACTCACCGGCGAACTGCTGAAGTTAAGCCCATTCGCATCATGCCCCACCGCAGTAAGACTGTAGGCCCCCGCCGGCACAATCGGCCACGAATACGTGTAAGGCGGCGCGTTCGTCGCGGTAATTCGAGTTGAGCCTGCAAAAAACTCAACATTCGTAACCGCCCCACTCCAATCTAAAACCATCGCTTGAAGTGGAATTGCTGCGGGCTCCATGTAGGTCGAACTATTTGACGGTGAAACCAGGCTGATGCTAACCGACCCATTGCCCGCAGAATCTTCCAAATAATCAGGAATGCCATTGCCGTTGCTATCCATTGGCTTTCCGGAAGTATCAAGAGCAACATAATGATATCCTATATCAACCCGGGAATTCGCTTCTTTAACCTGATTTGTCTGAGTAGTGTATTGGTAAAGTCCCAGCAAATCAGCCGTTGGATTGCCTGCATCAGTCAAAGGACCGCTCGTCGCCTGGTAATAGCCTCCAAGCGGACCTGAAAACCACGATAAATTTGTTATAATATCCCCCGTTTGCGCTGATGAAAAAAATCGCGTGGCTCCATTTAAATAGGCCGAATGGGAATACGTACCGTCGAGGTCCGAAAGCAATCCATCAAATGCATTATTTACATGGACATTATTATTCGTGCCGGTTCCCTCATGATTAAAAACAACGAGATCAAAGTTGGTAGGATAATTCCCTGTCCCCACAAAAAGGTTGTTAAAGGTGGTGATCGTTCCTGGCGATTCGATGAAGATTCGGTAAGGCCGGTGAACAAGGTTATTTTGAAGAAATGCCGTGCTGGCATTAGTGAATGTGCTAATTGTCAGCGATCCGCCCGCAGCATAGATTTCGCAATCCCTCAAATTAAGGCTATTCAGAACCTGGCCCGAGTCACCTGCCCGCATAATATTGGTGATCGAATTTTGCGCGGATATAGTGGTGAAACGCATCGTAATGTTGGGCGCGCGGCTATTACTGGTCACATTAAAATCAATCGGGTGCGCTGACGCCAAAGCGTTCGTGAGCCAGACATTCGTGGACTGCTCCTGCACAAGGTTGACGTGCGCTAAATAATTTTTCTGAAGTGGCGTTCCTTGTGAAATTAATTGGCTTCCGTCGGTCAACAAGACCCCAATGCTATAGTAACCAAGGGCAACCCCATTGGTGAGCAGGAGACTGGAGTTGGTGACTGTGCAGGCGCTGAGGAAATCCAACGGATCATAATGATAACCGATATCCAGCGAACCATTGCCGTCTCGTTGAACTTGCGGGTTTAAAATAGTATTCGCACTAATAGTATTTGTCAGAAACGCCGGAGCAGAGGTGGTCCGATGCTGTAAATCGGCCAGCACGTTTGGATTAATATTTGTAGTACCTATCCCGCGAAGAACGCTGTTCGTCGGGAGGTAATAGTTGCCAGCGCCGAAGGGCTGGAAAATGGACGGAACTGGCGCGATGGAACTATAATAAACCTCGTTGGTGGTGGGAAAAAGCGCAATGGACGTTCCGTAAGAGTAATACGGATTCAAATGCGGCGACAAAACGATCGAATTCGTCAATGCAATCGAAGTTTGGGAAAGGTTAGGTGTGGTGTAATATTCCAGGAAATATTGGGATCCCAGGTCCGCGGTCAAATGCTCAGCCGAAACTTTCAGCGATGCGCTGTAAACCGTGATCGCGCCCGGGGCACAGCCACAAAAATTAGTCGTATTGTTGATGCCATCGCTCATGCTTATCAAAACATTATGCAAGCCAAGGTTAGTCACGCCTGAATTGACCGTGATGGGATGGTTGCAGTTCACAAATTGGCAATCCGAGACTTCCACGTCTCCGGCTCCTGCAGAGAGGGCATTCCAGCCATACGAAAAGCGCACGTTGGTTATAGAGCCGCCGCTCGGGCAATATAAGTAGGTTGAAACCGAAATAGTCGGACTGTTGCTGGCACTCAAGGGAACTCCGACACTATTATCATTCGTACAGGTAAAAATGGCGGGACGATATGGTCCCGTAAGGCAAACGATATTTCCATTCATTACGGTCGTGCCTTCGGCATTCCCGTCGCATTTGATGACGGTTCCCCCTTCGAGGGTGGTAGTGTTATAGAGATAGACGCTGCCACTTAGATAATACGTTGTGTCAGATTGAAAGGTGAAATCGGTAAAACTATTATTTATCAAATTATAATCCATCACCAGACCTGGGCGCTTCGGAATGTTTGCCTTGGCGATCAAAAGACTTTGTGATTTCGCTTGTCTTTGGCTGTTTTTGGTCGGGCTGCGAAAGAATGATTGTTGCGGCTCAGTGCCTTGTCCACCATTGTTTAATCGCGAAGATGGCGGCAACGCGTTTAACTGGGCGACCATGGAATCAAAGGGAATTTCCTCAACCAAAAATCTCCGCGTACCCTGGCGTACCCAGTGTTTGGCCACCGGAACGAGCAATAGGCCATTGAGGCCGTTGCCCGCAATATTGGTGGAGCCGTCCGTTGAAAAAGCATTTCCCTGATCCATTTGCATAGAACCAAAATTTAGGATTTCACTTCCCACCAACCGCCGCTCCACCCCTGAATTCTTCTGCACGGAAACACTAACTGTATTGGATAAAACCTCTGGATCTGCCGTATTATAAAACTCCGTCCAGACTTGGAGCATGGTCGTATCGGGATTCAAACCAAAACTCGCAGGCGCTGGCGGCTGTTGGTGCATGATTATGTCCTGCTCAAACCCCATCTTCTTATGAGTATAGAGTACATCGGCCTGAAAATCGGACTGAGAATCTACAAGGGCGTTGGTATAAAGCACTTGGTTGCCGATGGGCAATATTTGGCCGAGAGAATCCTGCAACCCGGCGATGATGGCGTTTTGACCGCTCGCGGAATCAAACAGACTCAATCCAAGCACCGTCCCGGTGAGATGCTGACCGTGAGGCATAACCAGATCAATGCTGCCGGGAATATTGATATTGGCGGAAAAATAAACTTGATGTTGAGTATTGGTGGCCGCGCCGCCGTTGGAAGTGAGTTGAATGTCTTCGGACGACGGAATCCACTTTCCGGCAACCAAATGGTTGAGGCCGGTGGCAAGCTCGGTGAATGAATTCGTGTGGTAAAAGATTGATCCATCAGCATTCGTCAACGCAACCGCGCTTTTCCAGACGCGATAATTGGAGCCGCTCTCGGCCACGGCATACCCTGATACATCACCTGCCCCAGAGGAATTCGCCGTAAAAGATTGGCCAAAGGTTTTTGAAGAAACAAACAAGGAGATCGCGGCGGCAAGTAGGCGGACAAGTTGAAGATGTAGCAGCCGTCGAACTCTTAATTCGGAAAGCTTCGAATCATAACAGAGCAAATATGCCTGACGAACCAGAACAATGTACATAAGGAATCTTTCGATTTAATGTCGTTTTAAAGAGCTTTCAAAAATGATTCTTTGAGCTACTTAAAGCCTCCTATGTGAATCTACACTTTTTCTATAAAACAATTTCTTGGGTGACAAGATTTTTTTAAAAATCTTAAAATATATAATCCGACCTTAACAAAACCTGATTAAGATACGTTTAAATTAGTTTACCTTTTTTCTGATTTAAGTGACGGAGCCTACTTATAGTGCACAACGGAAACATCGAAATATCTTCGCAAATTCCCTTGGTACACGGGAAGGAACCGGTAACTTGGTGATTAAAGATAGCGGAAACTAAATTGATTCTAGGCTTCGCATCAGAGACTGCGATTTTGCTGCTCCGGCTACGCGCGCAAACGAGACTGGCCTGCACTGGCAAAATCGCAGACTGACTCCTCCAATCGGAATGCCTGACTCTTAAATTGAAATGACCTTCACTCCGTTGCGCATCCGCTTCTCTCACTTCGCGTAACGCTTCACTTCGCTTTCGGTGCATTTCAATTTAGAGACAGGCAGGAATGAAACGCATCCTTCACGGCTCATGCCTGGGCAGTGATCCTTGCCAGTTGGTGGCCCAGCATGAACAGAACACCCGGTGCGAAGTTTGGACCGCAGTGGCCGACCACAAGTATGGGACGGCGGAAACTTTGTGGCGTGCCATCAAAAGGGCATCGTGACGCACTTGGGGATGCCAAGGCAAGGCTGGCAAGGTGGAGGGAATTTTTCCCACAATGAGTTTAAATATGAGGCCAAGACCGACCAGTATGTATGCCCTGCGGGAAAGCGGCGGCAGGTTTGGGAATAAGGCGCGGACAAATCGGTATGCGCTGGCTGCGCGTTGCGGGCGCAATGCACGCGCTCTCAATCCGGGCGGGCACTCAGCCGGCACACCGATGCGGCCAACAATCATAGGTTCAAACGGGCCCGGTTGCGGCGGTTGTGGCGTCAGCACATTCAGGATTACCTGATTGCGGCCATACAGAACATCCGGATATTGCTGGCGCGGACAGTGCTTCGCCCGGCGGCCAGCGAGGTGATCAATCTCAAGGAATGGATGAGGGACACCGAACGCATGGCCAGGGAACCCACACGGCTTGGAACTGACTCGCTGACCCTTGGGCAACTTTGTAGAAAACCCTTCGGGCTATTTTCGCTCAACTGAACCACCCGCTCGGTTGCCACCAAAACATAGACTTTTGGGCAACACGCCCTCAAAATACGCCCGGACCAGCGCACTGCTGATAAAGCAGCTTGATTCACAAGCGGAAAGGGTTCACCCTTTCGGCTTTTGCATGTTAACTATTTCTGAAGTCAGCAAATCGTTCGGCGGGCGGACGCTATTTAGCGATGTCACCTTGCAGGTGAACCGCGGTGACCGCATCGGTCTTGTCGGGCCCAACGGCGCGGGCAAGTCCACGCTCTTTTCGTTGATCTTAAAAAACGACGAGCCGGACACCGGCCAGGTCACTTTTCAACGCAATACCACGGTCGGTTTTCTTCCGCAGGAAAGCGCGCCCGCCGGTGATGAGACGGTGCTGGAACTCGCCACCGCCATCACGCCCGAAGTCCAAAAATTGCAGCAGCAACTCAAGGCGTGGGAACAGGATCATCCCGGCGCGGTCGAGCATCACGACGATATTCACGCGCGCTTCGACGAACTCGGCGGTTATCAACTCGAATCGAAGGCCAAGCAGATTCTCGCGGGTCTGAGTTTTCGCGAAAAAGATTTCAATCGTCCGGCGCGCGAGATGAGCGGTGGCTGGGTCATGCGCGCGCACCTGGCGCGGTTGCTGGTCCAGGAACCCGACCTGCTCATGCTCGACGAACCGACGAACCATTTGGATCTTGAGGCGTTGATTTGGTTCCAGGAATATCTCGCGCAATATCCCGGCGCGATCCTGATGATTTCCCACGACCGCGAATTTCTCAATCATCTCGTCGGAACCATCATCGAGATTCGCCAGTCGCAACTGATTTCGTACCGCGGCAATTACGAGGATTACCTGGTGCAACGCGTCGCGAAGGAGGAGCAGTTGCTGGCGGCTTATAAAAATCAACAGCGCGAGATCGCGTCGTTGCAGGAATTCGCCGACCGTTTTCGCGCCAAGGCCAGCAAGGCATCGCAGGCGCAAAGCAAATTGAAACAGATCGCGCGCATGGAAAAAATCGAGGCGCCGGTCAACACCGATCGCAAAATCAATTTCAGTTTTCCCCAGCCGCAACGCAGCGGCCTGAAAGTCATCACGCTCAAAAACATTCAGCACGCGTACGGTGAAAACGTGGTGTATCGCGGGATTGATTATCAGGCAGAACGC contains:
- a CDS encoding SpvB/TcaC N-terminal domain-containing protein gives rise to the protein MKTFLFRINWLWLATLFCLIIFTDSFAQDYSGETWDANTPPAASAGNPTANSLDFETDLFTGKFTYRVPINVAPGRHGTQPGLVLGYNSGMGNGWCGVGWSLDVGYIQRETRKGVPIGWGPTNALTQYDDSKGFVVDSHGSVSRMVCVSGTNQNPMVYRQQVDRSFITYNYYTNNHWEAVDKSGTTYFFGEGLTNQMENSKAGWITNSGESTFRWALDKVVTANGDMAMFSYLNDGGMLYLTNISYNANTNATAIAPTHTVNFILTNRSDTNISFLSGYRVTTKKLLAEIDAKAAGTNVCKYVLNYTNSPSTVRSLLMGVTEFGADYTTAMPQVTFGYQVQSFQFGAMTNWGPETSQGLEDNAWWSSPSSVVQGDQISTLADVNGDGLVDRVMRGVNSGFTNWVVQLNTGSGFQAATNWGGLHSAFTNDDWNSISASEPATVAGDTVNETYVTLADLDGDGLPDRVMRKSLPGPYNQFIVQFNNGSGFNSSTNVGPVTASGLETNYPTWSAPEGTYGGGEYAKLIDINGDGLPDHVIIGTDPTVTNWLVQLNNGSGFGLPNTWASLQSAYTNNQWNSLSANYNKPTGTTENVNETYVELIDINGDGLPDRVMRSAFSPYSHFVVQFNNGVGFEPAETWDLNGQASDVTSEFWGSPEDVIDDFEVLIAGYYYSFFGTSQTLMDVNGDGLPDRVMGNIA
- a CDS encoding Ig-like domain-containing protein; its protein translation is MPIGNQVLYTNALVDSQSDFQADVLYTHKKMGFEQDIIMHQQPPAPASFGLNPDTTMLQVWTEFYNTADPEVLSNTVSVSVQKNSGVERRLVGSEILNFGSMQMDQGNAFSTDGSTNIAGNGLNGLLLVPVAKHWVRQGTRRFLVEEIPFDSMVAQLNALPPSSRLNNGGQGTEPQQSFFRSPTKNSQRQAKSQSLLIAKANIPKRPGLVMDYNLINNSFTDFTFQSDTTYYLSGSVYLYNTTTLEGGTVIKCDGNAEGTTVMNGNIVCLTGPYRPAIFTCTNDNSVGVPLSASNSPTISVSTYLYCPSGGSITNVRFSYGWNALSAGAGDVEVSDCQFVNCNHPITVNSGVTNLGLHNVLISMSDGINNTTNFCGCAPGAITVYSASLKVSAEHLTADLGSQYFLEYYTTPNLSQTSIALTNSIVLSPHLNPYYSYGTSIALFPTTNEVYYSSIAPVPSIFQPFGAGNYYLPTNSVLRGIGTTNINPNVLADLQHRTTSAPAFLTNTISANTILNPQVQRDGNGSLDIGYHYDPLDFLSACTVTNSSLLLTNGVALGYYSIGVLLTDGSQLISQGTPLQKNYLAHVNLVQEQSTNVWLTNALASAHPIDFNVTSNSRAPNITMRFTTISAQNSITNIMRAGDSGQVLNSLNLRDCEIYAAGGSLTISTFTNASTAFLQNNLVHRPYRIFIESPGTITTFNNLFVGTGNYPTNFDLVVFNHEGTGTNNNVHVNNAFDGLLSDLDGTYSHSAYLNGATRFFSSAQTGDIITNLSWFSGPLGGYYQATSGPLTDAGNPTADLLGLYQYTTQTNQVKEANSRVDIGYHYVALDTSGKPMDSNGNGIPDYLEDSAGNGSVSISLVSPSNSSTYMEPAAIPLQAMVLDWSGAVTNVEFFAGSTRITATNAPPYTYSWPIVPAGAYSLTAVGHDANGLNFSSSPVSVTVTNFCNP
- a CDS encoding ABC-F family ATP-binding cassette domain-containing protein yields the protein MLTISEVSKSFGGRTLFSDVTLQVNRGDRIGLVGPNGAGKSTLFSLILKNDEPDTGQVTFQRNTTVGFLPQESAPAGDETVLELATAITPEVQKLQQQLKAWEQDHPGAVEHHDDIHARFDELGGYQLESKAKQILAGLSFREKDFNRPAREMSGGWVMRAHLARLLVQEPDLLMLDEPTNHLDLEALIWFQEYLAQYPGAILMISHDREFLNHLVGTIIEIRQSQLISYRGNYEDYLVQRVAKEEQLLAAYKNQQREIASLQEFADRFRAKASKASQAQSKLKQIARMEKIEAPVNTDRKINFSFPQPQRSGLKVITLKNIQHAYGENVVYRGIDYQAERDQRTVLVGPNGAGKSTLLKLLAGAMPVQGGERDLGHNVKAGYYSQYRVEMLQPQRTVLEEALDTPQRITEQFVRTVLGCFLFRGDDVFKKVKVLSGGEKSRLALVKLLLDPPNLLLMDEPTTHLDMPSIDALVDALKQFAGTLIFISHDVYFIRALATSVVHVHAGQLTCYSGDYQYYLDKTSATSARAALTAGSKSQPAPAAKPVEKVSGKSKDQKRLEAEQRQQRSRARREQVEFVARLEKEIGELEEKQTSLSAELEKPETYEKPGRAMEINRELIYVQERLAEIEPEWETASVKLAETESA